From the genome of Pseudarthrobacter psychrotolerans, one region includes:
- a CDS encoding DUF3644 domain-containing protein translates to MKEARRQACVAVDFYNRPGERQSLADFVVHMHLAWQNLVHAHLIRKKTNIYFRVKKDSRLYKRDKYGQKQSWDLQTCLDTVYAPEDPIRVNIEFFINFRNSVEHRYDRSLVLATAALAHAYVINFEAELTRLFGSEESLAEELRFPVC, encoded by the coding sequence ATGAAGGAGGCACGCCGGCAGGCGTGTGTCGCCGTTGACTTCTATAACAGGCCGGGTGAGCGCCAGAGCCTCGCGGATTTTGTAGTGCATATGCACCTGGCATGGCAGAACCTCGTGCACGCTCACTTGATTAGGAAGAAGACCAACATCTACTTCCGTGTGAAGAAGGACAGCCGCCTCTACAAGCGAGACAAGTATGGGCAAAAGCAGTCCTGGGACCTCCAAACCTGCCTCGACACGGTCTACGCGCCCGAAGATCCCATCAGGGTAAACATCGAATTTTTCATCAACTTTCGCAATTCCGTGGAACACAGGTATGACCGGAGTCTGGTACTCGCCACCGCAGCCCTCGCTCATGCATATGTCATCAACTTCGAGGCCGAGTTAACCCGATTGTTCGGGTCGGAGGAAAGCCTCGCGGAGGAACTCCGCTTTCCCGTCTGTTAG
- the istA gene encoding IS21 family transposase, protein MKFDGEIMEILAAYDLTGSLRAAAELTGCSHHTVARHVAARDAGQPIAEPVYRGRVTDAFLPKIEEWIEASKGKIRADKAHEKLQALGYRGSERSTRRAVAQVRAAWRLGHVRVHRPWVTEPGQWIQYDFGDGPLIEGKKTVLFVAWLAWSRFRVVIALRDRTAPSVFAALDRTFRVMGGAPTYVLTDNEKTVTVSHVAGVPVRNQQTVDFARHYGVTVLTCQPADPASKGGVEASVKIAKADIVPKDTNLRADYASFAEIEAACQAFMDEVNNREHRATRRKPAAMLAEEAPRLHRIPDTAHTVAFGLSRSVPENTPMVTFENGQYSVPAYLLGAKVFVRSHGAGGDEQVIVVHHGSKGPVEVARHPRARPGSPAINDAHFPDHRPRIPGDYTAKARTAAEVEFLAIGDGARTWLLEAAAAGTARMNVKMAEAVALAKIAGQADVDHALGTAAIHGRFANKDLASILNAALTRTTTHAAGETRSLTQGTAGWAAIGRPPATGGAAGVLEESA, encoded by the coding sequence ATGAAGTTTGACGGAGAAATCATGGAAATACTTGCTGCGTATGACCTGACCGGATCGTTGCGTGCGGCCGCGGAGCTCACCGGCTGCTCGCACCACACGGTCGCCCGGCACGTCGCTGCCCGGGACGCGGGCCAACCGATCGCCGAGCCGGTCTACCGGGGCCGGGTCACCGATGCGTTCCTGCCCAAGATCGAAGAGTGGATCGAGGCCTCCAAGGGCAAGATCCGCGCCGACAAGGCCCACGAGAAACTCCAGGCCCTCGGCTACAGGGGTTCGGAACGCTCGACCCGCCGGGCAGTCGCGCAGGTCCGCGCGGCCTGGCGGCTGGGCCATGTCCGGGTGCACCGCCCCTGGGTGACCGAGCCTGGGCAGTGGATCCAATACGATTTCGGCGACGGTCCCCTGATCGAGGGGAAGAAGACCGTGCTGTTCGTGGCGTGGCTGGCCTGGTCGAGGTTCCGGGTCGTGATCGCCCTGCGGGATCGGACGGCGCCGAGTGTGTTCGCGGCGCTGGACCGCACGTTCCGTGTCATGGGCGGCGCCCCGACCTACGTCCTGACGGATAACGAGAAGACGGTCACCGTTTCCCATGTCGCCGGGGTCCCGGTCCGTAACCAGCAGACGGTCGACTTCGCCCGCCATTACGGTGTCACGGTGCTGACCTGCCAGCCGGCGGATCCCGCGTCCAAGGGCGGGGTGGAGGCCTCGGTGAAGATCGCCAAAGCCGACATCGTGCCCAAGGACACCAACCTGCGCGCCGATTATGCTTCCTTCGCCGAGATCGAAGCGGCCTGCCAGGCGTTCATGGACGAGGTCAACAACCGTGAGCACCGTGCGACCCGACGCAAACCCGCCGCGATGCTGGCCGAGGAAGCGCCACGGTTGCACCGCATCCCGGACACCGCGCACACGGTCGCGTTCGGCCTCTCCCGCAGCGTCCCGGAGAACACACCGATGGTCACGTTCGAGAACGGCCAATACTCCGTCCCGGCCTATCTGCTCGGCGCGAAGGTGTTCGTCCGATCCCACGGCGCCGGAGGCGACGAGCAGGTCATCGTGGTCCACCACGGCAGCAAGGGCCCGGTGGAAGTCGCCCGGCACCCGCGCGCCCGGCCCGGCAGCCCGGCGATCAACGACGCGCACTTCCCGGACCACCGGCCCAGGATCCCGGGCGATTACACGGCGAAAGCCAGGACGGCCGCGGAGGTCGAGTTCCTCGCGATCGGGGACGGCGCCCGGACCTGGCTGCTCGAAGCCGCCGCGGCGGGCACGGCCCGGATGAACGTGAAGATGGCCGAAGCGGTCGCCCTGGCCAAGATCGCAGGCCAGGCAGACGTCGACCACGCACTGGGAACCGCGGCCATCCATGGCCGCTTCGCGAACAAGGACCTCGCCTCGATCCTCAACGCCGCCCTGACCCGCACCACCACCCATGCCGCCGGGGAAACCCGGTCCCTCACCCAAGGCACGGCCGGGTGGGCCGCTATCGGCCGCCCACCCGCAACCGGCGGCGCCGCCGGCGTTCTGGAGGAGAGCGCATGA
- the istB gene encoding IS21-like element helper ATPase IstB, which translates to MSPVPDTAPALAPELEALMRQLKMPHARALAPELIATARAQRWEPAEVIKALFTEETAGRARSMLATRRKAAGFPTGKTFDTWDPAASSIPAPTQQALRTLEWIGRKENVVICGPSGTGKTFFLEALGQQAVEAGMRVAWFRLEDLGALMRAHRSDDSVTKVVARILRADLVVVDDIGLLPVGTDAAEGLYRLVDAAYEKRSIAVSSNLHPAGFDELMPKTLATATVDRLLHHAHLCQTSGDSIRLSQALAGKGVTPMN; encoded by the coding sequence ATGAGCCCCGTCCCGGACACCGCACCCGCGCTGGCGCCGGAGCTGGAGGCGCTGATGCGGCAGCTGAAGATGCCCCATGCGAGGGCTCTGGCCCCGGAACTGATCGCGACCGCCCGCGCCCAGCGCTGGGAACCGGCCGAGGTCATCAAAGCCCTCTTCACCGAGGAAACCGCCGGACGGGCCCGGTCCATGCTCGCCACCCGGCGCAAAGCCGCGGGCTTCCCGACCGGGAAAACCTTCGACACCTGGGACCCCGCCGCCTCCTCGATCCCCGCCCCGACACAGCAGGCACTGCGGACGCTGGAATGGATCGGACGCAAGGAGAACGTCGTGATCTGCGGCCCCTCCGGCACAGGCAAGACATTCTTCCTCGAGGCCCTCGGGCAGCAGGCCGTCGAGGCCGGGATGCGGGTCGCATGGTTCCGCCTCGAGGACCTCGGTGCCCTTATGCGCGCCCACCGCTCCGATGACAGCGTCACCAAAGTCGTCGCCCGGATCCTGCGCGCAGATTTAGTGGTGGTCGATGACATAGGACTTTTGCCGGTGGGCACCGACGCGGCCGAGGGCCTCTACCGCCTCGTCGACGCCGCCTACGAGAAGCGCTCCATCGCGGTGTCCTCAAACTTGCATCCCGCCGGCTTTGACGAGCTCATGCCCAAAACCCTCGCCACGGCAACCGTGGACCGGCTGCTGCACCACGCCCACCTCTGCCAGACCTCAGGGGATTCAATCCGCCTCAGCCAGGCCCTGGCCGGAAAAGGAGTCACACCAATGAACTAA
- a CDS encoding ATP-binding protein, whose protein sequence is MTMRLPSRYEDLDPAFRGRLEPNPHLIDLVQRGLKSMQMSGGIKFLPIYGPSGSGKSSAARELQTHLPQIKVIELTRAAISSESTLMEEIRAAKGRRDQPSLIVAVIDQYEENVASRSEVPTQFVERLSLLDRGELRTDPVLFVWLTTSQEFQSELAGATSRNTRILLSGDFQLEGPQRDEWPRIVEETFEFHNAEQPLADFEVLRSDIDNVADEVETIGQCIEGVAELLMSSVSGLQDLSKYQVIMLWPVTDGNRIALINSFSNPREGYKLDWNAFYRELNEQDKRTLPLSELNRARLYFDVRLVPIAAADLHRLCKDLENDDVKLHQSYLDRFGKSHFASVVGESWDPSVYGRMRERETSKRADEAKDWYLTVTTSPTSLGKRIAQVFRELGYEAKHEQDVASAHSKVRADVFIQRPNSQQDSVIVELKAYSPANTMPSSIKDAIRTTLKRHAQFGGFLGRQ, encoded by the coding sequence ATGACTATGCGCCTCCCCTCCCGCTACGAAGACCTGGATCCTGCTTTTCGTGGCCGCCTTGAGCCCAACCCTCACCTTATTGATTTGGTTCAAAGGGGCCTCAAGAGCATGCAGATGTCCGGAGGAATCAAATTCCTTCCCATTTATGGGCCTAGTGGATCGGGGAAGAGCTCAGCGGCCCGCGAACTCCAAACCCACCTTCCCCAGATCAAGGTGATAGAGCTAACCCGGGCGGCCATTTCGTCAGAGTCGACTTTGATGGAAGAAATCAGGGCAGCCAAGGGCAGGAGGGATCAGCCGAGCCTCATCGTTGCAGTCATTGATCAGTACGAAGAAAACGTAGCGTCACGCTCGGAAGTCCCGACACAATTCGTCGAGCGGCTCAGCCTTTTGGATCGAGGCGAACTGCGCACGGACCCAGTGCTGTTTGTTTGGCTGACGACAAGCCAAGAGTTTCAGTCTGAGCTGGCCGGGGCCACAAGCCGAAACACCAGAATCCTTCTCAGCGGAGACTTCCAACTGGAAGGTCCACAACGTGATGAGTGGCCTCGAATTGTTGAAGAGACATTCGAATTCCACAACGCGGAGCAGCCCCTGGCTGACTTCGAAGTGCTGCGCAGCGATATTGACAACGTCGCAGACGAGGTCGAGACAATCGGGCAGTGCATCGAAGGCGTGGCCGAGCTGCTGATGAGCTCGGTCTCCGGACTTCAGGATCTCTCCAAATACCAAGTGATCATGCTGTGGCCGGTCACCGACGGTAACCGGATTGCGCTGATAAACAGCTTTAGCAATCCGCGTGAGGGCTACAAACTTGATTGGAACGCCTTCTATCGGGAACTCAACGAACAGGACAAGCGGACCCTGCCCCTTTCCGAACTGAACCGGGCACGGCTGTACTTCGATGTGAGGTTGGTTCCCATCGCTGCAGCTGACCTGCACAGACTCTGCAAGGACCTGGAGAATGATGATGTCAAGCTCCACCAGTCATATTTGGATCGCTTTGGAAAATCGCACTTTGCCTCTGTCGTAGGCGAATCGTGGGACCCTTCTGTGTACGGAAGAATGCGGGAAAGGGAGACGTCGAAGAGGGCGGACGAGGCCAAAGACTGGTACCTCACTGTTACAACGAGTCCCACCTCGCTGGGTAAGAGGATCGCCCAGGTGTTTCGCGAACTTGGCTATGAAGCCAAACATGAACAGGATGTGGCTTCCGCGCATAGCAAGGTTCGTGCAGACGTCTTTATACAGCGACCGAACAGCCAGCAAGATTCGGTCATCGTCGAGCTGAAAGCCTATTCCCCGGCGAACACCATGCCCTCAAGCATCAAGGACGCGATCCGGACCACTCTTAAGCGGCATGCGCAGTTCGGTGGATTTTTGGGGCGGCAGTAG
- a CDS encoding TIR domain-containing protein — protein MAETKVVFVAFAMEDERQRDFLKGQTLHPRAPYQFIDMSVKERYESGWKEKVRTRIRRSHGVVALVSADSLTSEGQAWEIQCAKDEGKPVRGIWAYKDDRTVLPGVSTVAWNDVNVASYIDSL, from the coding sequence GTGGCTGAAACTAAGGTTGTTTTCGTTGCGTTCGCAATGGAGGATGAGCGGCAGAGAGACTTTTTGAAGGGCCAAACGCTCCATCCCCGGGCCCCTTATCAGTTCATCGACATGTCGGTGAAGGAACGGTACGAATCGGGCTGGAAGGAGAAGGTACGCACCCGCATCCGCCGTTCCCACGGAGTGGTCGCGTTAGTAAGCGCGGACTCACTGACCTCGGAAGGTCAGGCCTGGGAAATCCAGTGCGCCAAAGACGAGGGCAAGCCGGTCCGTGGCATCTGGGCGTATAAGGACGATCGCACAGTCCTGCCCGGCGTGAGCACGGTCGCCTGGAACGACGTCAACGTCGCCAGCTATATCGACTCACTGTAG
- a CDS encoding caspase family protein encodes MRKALIVGIDHYDHISALSGAVNDAHSVKAVLERNADGTLNFATPKLMTGTGPAAGITRTNLRQAVEELFNDDADIALFYFAGHGYIDDTGGFLCASDCKSGHDGLALSEVMAMANQSGAKNKVIILDSCHGGIAGTSAVSKQVAEISDGVTILTASTADQYAMETGGGSGVFTSLLVDALSGAAANLVGAITPGSVYAHIDQSLGNWAQRPVFKTNVKKFVSLRETDAPIELADLQKLTKLFQHPTSQLALDPSYEPERSGKEDASIPAPDPAKNADFAVLQNLVKVNLVRPVDAPHMWHAAMGSKACELTVLGQHYWNLVKEDLV; translated from the coding sequence ATGCGCAAAGCACTTATCGTCGGTATCGACCACTATGATCACATCAGTGCGCTCAGCGGCGCAGTGAACGACGCGCACAGCGTTAAGGCCGTTCTCGAACGCAATGCCGATGGTACTCTCAACTTCGCAACCCCGAAGCTCATGACAGGTACCGGCCCTGCTGCCGGCATCACCCGAACAAATCTGCGCCAGGCTGTGGAGGAGCTGTTCAACGACGATGCCGACATCGCATTGTTTTACTTCGCTGGGCACGGCTACATTGACGACACCGGAGGATTTCTCTGCGCCAGCGACTGCAAGTCCGGACATGACGGGCTTGCCCTGTCCGAAGTGATGGCGATGGCGAACCAATCTGGCGCGAAGAACAAGGTGATTATCCTTGACAGCTGTCACGGTGGGATCGCGGGAACCAGTGCGGTCTCTAAACAGGTTGCCGAGATCTCCGACGGTGTAACCATCCTCACCGCTTCGACGGCGGACCAGTATGCCATGGAGACAGGCGGCGGCTCGGGAGTGTTTACCAGTCTGCTGGTAGACGCGCTGAGTGGCGCCGCCGCCAACCTTGTGGGTGCTATTACTCCCGGGAGCGTCTACGCCCACATCGATCAATCACTGGGGAACTGGGCGCAGCGCCCCGTTTTCAAGACCAATGTGAAGAAGTTCGTGTCCCTTCGCGAAACGGACGCCCCCATTGAGCTGGCCGATTTGCAGAAGCTGACCAAGCTGTTCCAGCACCCGACGTCGCAGCTTGCACTCGACCCCAGCTATGAACCAGAACGTTCAGGCAAAGAGGACGCTTCAATCCCGGCACCGGACCCCGCTAAGAATGCCGACTTTGCCGTGTTGCAGAACCTCGTCAAAGTGAACCTTGTTCGCCCCGTCGATGCCCCGCACATGTGGCATGCAGCAATGGGGTCAAAGGCGTGTGAGCTGACTGTGCTTGGTCAGCACTACTGGAATCTCGTGAAGGAGGATTTGGTCTGA
- a CDS encoding recombinase family protein yields the protein MPFWLGIFDQNPLPVSKPVGTRERGFLTCFSIMRRPELERRPCEPERNWLCTSQHPGQSLDAQVDALVGAGAIKFFMEHASGATQARARWQDCLEHLQPGNILVVTDLTRLGRSTADLSDIVTVLGRRGIGFRFLAEPWLDTTSAHGKLIFDMFASLAEYERSRLSERTRAGLAAAKARGRLGGRPRAMTAAKLEAARDLRRQGKKLQEIAETLSVSMSTLTRALGPRTAKSAQEPEATVRTAA from the coding sequence ATGCCATTCTGGCTGGGTATTTTTGATCAGAACCCGTTGCCGGTATCAAAGCCGGTCGGAACGCGGGAAAGAGGGTTTTTGACGTGTTTTTCGATCATGCGTCGCCCTGAGCTTGAAAGGCGGCCATGTGAGCCGGAACGTAATTGGCTATGCACGAGTCAGCACCCGGGGCAGTCCCTGGATGCGCAGGTCGATGCGCTTGTGGGCGCCGGCGCCATTAAGTTCTTCATGGAGCATGCCTCCGGTGCGACGCAGGCACGGGCGCGGTGGCAGGACTGTCTGGAACACCTTCAACCGGGCAACATCCTGGTGGTTACCGATCTGACCAGGCTGGGGCGCAGCACTGCGGACCTATCCGATATCGTCACGGTACTCGGGCGCCGGGGGATAGGCTTCCGGTTCTTGGCTGAACCCTGGCTGGACACGACCAGCGCGCACGGGAAGCTGATCTTTGACATGTTCGCGTCGTTGGCCGAGTACGAACGCTCGCGGTTGTCCGAACGCACGAGGGCAGGGTTGGCGGCTGCGAAGGCCAGGGGCCGGCTTGGCGGGCGTCCGCGGGCGATGACTGCGGCAAAACTCGAGGCAGCCAGAGACCTGCGTCGGCAGGGTAAGAAACTGCAGGAGATCGCGGAGACTCTCAGCGTGAGCATGTCCACCCTAACCAGGGCCCTTGGCCCGCGAACGGCCAAGTCAGCCCAGGAGCCGGAGGCCACCGTTCGGACCGCTGCTTAA
- a CDS encoding GTP pyrophosphokinase family protein, which translates to MQMPPSPPWTAGQLRRLGICLRDQTPVPSHLPQYEDVMEYYNEVAVYVQDKINPLDWDSLLTGRPFKVTSRLKTLDTLTQKLNRDHSYPLPAVQDIAGVRFEAEMTLDEQDAVAGAIVGMFDQDPRCIHDMRSDPHSGYRAVHVWLRLPVRVEVQVRTQLQGLWANMYESAADVLGRGIRYGELPTDSPDLEIVTTMQDISVNKIAPLEHSRNELIRIGAEAKASLSRLRSLKASGLDSASEQFQHVVEQLETNQREAEAFQSDIDAEETEVRASLDSWKTLFDSIREERG; encoded by the coding sequence ATGCAGATGCCCCCTTCCCCGCCCTGGACCGCTGGCCAGCTGCGCAGGCTTGGCATTTGTCTTCGCGACCAGACGCCCGTTCCTTCACATCTTCCCCAGTATGAAGATGTGATGGAGTACTACAACGAGGTTGCTGTCTACGTTCAGGACAAGATTAATCCCCTTGATTGGGACAGCCTGCTTACGGGGCGGCCGTTCAAAGTAACGTCGCGCCTCAAGACTCTCGATACGCTGACCCAGAAATTGAACAGGGATCACTCGTATCCGCTGCCTGCCGTCCAGGACATCGCCGGTGTCCGGTTCGAAGCCGAGATGACCCTGGATGAGCAAGATGCCGTCGCCGGGGCAATAGTGGGGATGTTTGATCAGGATCCCCGGTGTATTCACGACATGAGGTCAGATCCTCACAGCGGATACCGGGCGGTTCACGTGTGGCTCCGGCTTCCGGTGAGGGTTGAGGTTCAGGTCCGCACGCAACTGCAGGGGCTTTGGGCCAACATGTATGAGTCGGCGGCCGATGTACTTGGTCGGGGGATCCGTTACGGTGAACTGCCAACGGACTCACCAGACCTGGAGATCGTGACAACGATGCAGGACATTTCGGTGAACAAGATTGCGCCCTTGGAGCACTCCAGAAACGAATTGATCCGGATCGGGGCAGAGGCCAAGGCAAGCCTTTCGCGGCTCCGAAGTTTGAAGGCATCCGGTCTGGATTCAGCGTCGGAACAGTTCCAGCACGTGGTCGAACAACTTGAGACCAACCAACGCGAGGCCGAAGCGTTTCAATCAGACATCGATGCGGAAGAGACCGAAGTTAGAGCCAGCCTGGATTCATGGAAGACCTTGTTTGATAGCATTCGAGAAGAGAGAGGGTGA
- a CDS encoding adenine-specific methyltransferase EcoRI family protein, giving the protein MTTQTANRTSSLNAAKAAKNDEFYTQWADIEREMNAYLEFDPDVFRDKIVLLPCDDPEWSNFAKFFALHFVDFGLKKLISTSYAPDSNPALFSYEPTLFELDDPKFDATKTHANGKKFVLKRNDINGDGVINIDDLQWEYLDGDGDFRSTEVTTLRDEADIIITNPPFSLFRAFVGWLVEGGKTFSMIGNSNATTYMEIFPLIQQNRLWKGATANSTDMVFGVPKGATIRESDRLKAERLGYPSTDEHDFTRLGNACWFTNIDHGRRHEPLQLMTIDDNIRFSKHKDVRGVGYQRYYNFPEALEIAWIDSIPSDFDGIMGVPITFLDKYNPDQFEILAHGDDMDGLRRIGVRTLGDEFVKTYYAQGGTGGNSAGHRRLGLTEPTYHTAYKRIIIRHRKAAS; this is encoded by the coding sequence ATGACGACACAGACCGCGAACAGGACCTCAAGCCTCAACGCGGCCAAGGCAGCGAAGAACGACGAGTTCTACACGCAGTGGGCCGACATCGAGCGCGAGATGAACGCCTACCTCGAGTTCGACCCCGACGTCTTCCGCGACAAGATCGTGCTCCTGCCGTGCGACGACCCAGAGTGGAGCAACTTCGCGAAGTTCTTTGCCCTGCACTTCGTCGACTTCGGGCTGAAGAAGCTCATCTCGACCTCCTACGCCCCTGACAGTAACCCGGCACTGTTCTCCTACGAGCCCACGCTCTTCGAGCTGGACGACCCGAAATTCGACGCGACCAAGACGCACGCCAATGGCAAGAAGTTCGTCCTCAAGCGCAACGACATCAACGGCGACGGCGTCATCAACATCGACGACCTGCAGTGGGAGTACCTCGACGGCGATGGAGACTTCCGCAGCACCGAAGTGACCACGCTGCGCGACGAGGCAGACATCATCATCACCAACCCGCCGTTCAGCCTGTTCCGCGCCTTCGTCGGCTGGCTCGTCGAAGGCGGCAAGACCTTCTCGATGATCGGGAACAGCAACGCCACAACTTATATGGAGATCTTTCCTCTGATCCAGCAGAACCGACTCTGGAAGGGCGCGACGGCCAACAGCACAGACATGGTGTTCGGCGTACCCAAGGGAGCGACGATCAGGGAGTCAGATCGCCTCAAGGCCGAGCGGCTCGGCTACCCGTCAACAGACGAGCACGACTTCACAAGGCTCGGCAACGCGTGCTGGTTCACCAACATCGACCACGGCCGTCGGCACGAACCGCTGCAGCTGATGACGATCGATGACAACATCAGATTCTCCAAGCACAAGGACGTCCGCGGCGTCGGATACCAGCGGTACTACAACTTCCCCGAGGCCCTCGAAATCGCGTGGATCGACTCGATCCCCAGCGACTTCGACGGGATCATGGGAGTGCCGATCACCTTCCTGGACAAGTACAACCCCGACCAGTTCGAGATCCTCGCGCACGGCGACGACATGGACGGGCTGCGCCGGATCGGTGTCCGGACCCTGGGCGACGAGTTCGTCAAGACCTACTACGCGCAGGGCGGCACCGGAGGCAACAGTGCGGGGCACCGACGTCTCGGGCTGACTGAACCGACCTACCACACGGCCTACAAGCGAATCATCATCCGTCATCGGAAGGCCGCCTCGTGA
- a CDS encoding DUF262 domain-containing protein, with translation MKTELKHYTVEKVLEGFVYNELEGKGLFGLSGRLVIQPEYQRNYIYNDGKRDVAVIDSLLKGYPLGLIYFNVEGQTLEILDGQQRITSIGRFITGKFAIKVDGREQTFTSLTKDQQRTILDTQLDIYECDGTEDEIKQWFQTINIVGVPLNKQELLNAIYSGPFVTAAKAEYSNSNNANMQKWSSYINGDPKRQEVLAVALDWVASAQGMSIDAHLAQHRQDAGINGLKTYFMSVIDWVGSVFTRPPDKEMRGLEWGRLYELHHSNAYNAVQINADVDELRGDPAVQSSKGIYEYLLGGKKHAQLLSIRLFDDKTKRVAYERQTLKAKSDGVSNCPVCATGDNANKTRIYKQNEMDADHVTAWSNGGATDLDNCEMLCVLHNRAKGNR, from the coding sequence GTGAAAACCGAGCTCAAGCACTACACCGTCGAGAAAGTCCTCGAAGGCTTCGTTTACAACGAACTTGAGGGCAAGGGTTTGTTCGGCCTGTCGGGCCGGCTTGTCATCCAGCCGGAGTATCAGCGCAACTACATCTACAACGACGGCAAGCGCGACGTCGCGGTCATCGACTCATTGCTCAAGGGGTACCCACTCGGGCTGATCTACTTCAACGTCGAGGGCCAGACGCTCGAAATTCTCGACGGGCAGCAGCGCATCACCAGCATCGGCCGGTTCATCACCGGCAAATTCGCCATCAAGGTCGACGGCAGAGAGCAGACATTCACATCGTTGACCAAGGACCAGCAGCGCACGATCCTGGATACCCAGCTCGACATCTACGAGTGCGACGGCACCGAGGACGAGATCAAGCAGTGGTTCCAGACCATCAACATCGTTGGCGTACCCCTCAACAAGCAGGAGCTGCTCAATGCGATCTACTCCGGACCGTTCGTCACCGCGGCGAAGGCCGAGTACAGCAACTCGAACAACGCGAACATGCAGAAGTGGTCCTCCTATATCAATGGCGACCCGAAACGGCAGGAGGTCCTCGCGGTCGCGCTGGACTGGGTCGCCTCGGCCCAAGGCATGAGCATCGACGCCCACCTTGCACAGCACCGCCAGGACGCCGGCATCAATGGTCTGAAAACGTACTTCATGTCGGTGATCGACTGGGTCGGCAGCGTCTTCACCCGACCGCCGGACAAAGAGATGCGCGGCCTTGAGTGGGGTCGGTTGTACGAGCTCCACCACTCGAACGCATACAACGCTGTTCAGATCAACGCCGATGTTGACGAGCTCCGTGGTGACCCGGCGGTGCAGAGTAGCAAGGGAATCTACGAGTACCTGCTGGGCGGCAAGAAGCACGCACAGCTGCTTTCGATCAGGTTGTTCGACGACAAGACAAAGCGGGTCGCCTACGAGCGGCAGACGCTGAAAGCCAAGTCCGATGGCGTATCCAACTGCCCGGTGTGCGCGACCGGCGACAACGCCAACAAGACCCGCATCTACAAACAGAACGAGATGGACGCCGACCACGTGACTGCGTGGTCGAACGGCGGTGCAACCGATCTCGACAATTGCGAAATGCTGTGTGTCTTGCACAACCGCGCCAAGGGGAACAGATAG